The Plectropomus leopardus isolate mb chromosome 2, YSFRI_Pleo_2.0, whole genome shotgun sequence genome has a window encoding:
- the snrpe gene encoding small nuclear ribonucleoprotein E, whose translation MAYRGQGQKVQKVMVQPINLIFRYLQNRSRIQVWLYEQVNMRIEGCIIGFDEYMNLVLDDAEEVHMKTKNRKPLGRIMLKGDNITLLQSVSN comes from the exons ATGGCGTACAGGGGACAAGGACAGAAAGTCCAGAAGGTTATGGTGCAGCCCATT AACCTAATTTTCAGATATCTACAAAAT CGCTCACGGATCCAGGTCTGGCTGTATGAACAGGTCAACATGCGGATAGAGGGCTGCATTATT GGTTTTGATGAGTACATGAACCTGGTTCTCGATGATGCAGAAGAAGTCCACATGAAGACCAAGAACAGAAAGCCTCTGG GGAGGATCATGTTGAAAGGAGACAACATTACCCTGCTGCAGAGCGTGTCCAACTAG